The following coding sequences lie in one Flavobacterium sediminis genomic window:
- a CDS encoding single-stranded DNA-binding protein, whose protein sequence is MKNSVQLIGYVGQEPEIKILEEGKKLANISMATNEVYFRENGDKVEKTEWHRVVAWGKIAEIIEKYVVKGKKIAVGGKLTHRSYEDKEGNTCYVSEILAIEITFLGN, encoded by the coding sequence ATGAAAAATTCAGTTCAATTAATCGGTTATGTAGGTCAGGAACCGGAAATAAAGATTTTAGAGGAAGGGAAAAAATTAGCGAATATTTCTATGGCAACCAATGAAGTATATTTCAGGGAAAATGGTGACAAAGTAGAAAAAACAGAATGGCACAGAGTTGTTGCTTGGGGAAAAATTGCAGAGATCATTGAGAAATATGTAGTAAAAGGAAAGAAGATTGCCGTTGGGGGTAAATTAACGCATAGGAGTTATGAAGATAAAGAGGGAAATACCTGTTACGTTTCAGAAATTCTAGCAATAGAGATTACCTTTTTAGGAAATTAA
- a CDS encoding bifunctional GNAT family N-acetyltransferase/carbon-nitrogen hydrolase family protein, with product MRQEIKKVELRNLQIEDYKQLRNSMIEAYPDMENSYWAESDIKKLLDIFPEGQLVILADDVVVGSALSIIVPEKLAYKTHNYKEVTGNYKFTTHTEEGDILYGIDVFVHPKYRGLRLGRRLYDARKELCEQLNLKAIVFSGRIPHYSQFANEMSPKEYIDKVNRKEIYDPVLTFQLSNDFQPVRVMRNYLEGDKRSQEYAVLLDWNNIYYEENKKLINVEKSVIRLGLIQWQMRPLANLEALFEQVEFFIDAVSGYGSDFAMFPELFTAPLMADYNHLSEAEAIKELAKYTELVRKRMQEFAISYNINIITGSMPFVEENHVYNAGFLCRRDGTFDMYRKIHITPNEIFHWGITGGNTIQTFDTDCGKIGIVICYDVEFPELSRLMADQGMNILFVPFLTDTQNGYTRVRHCAQARAIENECYVAIAGCVGNLPKVNNMDIQYAQAAVFTPSDFAFPSNGVKAEATPNTEMTLIVDVDIDVLKELHEHGSVQTLKDRRHDLYKLKKLK from the coding sequence ATGCGCCAAGAAATAAAAAAAGTAGAATTAAGAAACTTACAGATCGAAGACTATAAACAATTGCGAAATTCCATGATAGAAGCCTATCCTGACATGGAAAATTCCTACTGGGCTGAGAGCGACATCAAAAAATTACTTGATATTTTTCCGGAAGGGCAATTAGTAATTTTAGCAGATGACGTCGTTGTAGGTTCTGCTCTTTCAATTATTGTTCCTGAAAAACTAGCTTATAAAACTCACAACTACAAAGAAGTAACCGGCAATTACAAGTTCACTACACATACAGAAGAAGGAGACATCTTATATGGTATCGACGTATTTGTACACCCTAAATATCGCGGACTACGCTTAGGAAGACGTCTGTATGATGCCCGGAAAGAATTGTGTGAACAACTGAATTTAAAAGCCATTGTCTTCTCCGGTAGAATTCCACATTATAGTCAATTTGCAAACGAAATGTCTCCTAAAGAATATATTGATAAAGTTAACCGAAAAGAGATATATGACCCTGTTCTGACTTTTCAATTAAGCAATGACTTTCAGCCGGTACGTGTGATGCGGAATTATTTAGAAGGCGACAAACGATCGCAAGAATATGCGGTTTTACTTGACTGGAATAACATTTACTACGAAGAAAACAAAAAACTCATCAATGTTGAAAAAAGTGTCATTCGATTAGGTTTGATCCAATGGCAAATGCGTCCTTTAGCAAATCTGGAAGCCTTATTTGAACAAGTAGAATTTTTTATCGATGCTGTTTCAGGTTATGGCAGTGATTTTGCTATGTTTCCGGAACTCTTCACTGCTCCGCTCATGGCAGATTACAATCACCTGTCTGAAGCAGAAGCCATTAAAGAATTGGCAAAATATACAGAACTCGTTCGCAAGAGAATGCAAGAATTTGCCATATCATACAATATCAACATCATTACCGGAAGTATGCCTTTTGTTGAAGAAAACCATGTGTATAATGCAGGATTCCTTTGTCGTAGGGACGGAACATTCGATATGTATCGCAAGATACACATTACCCCAAATGAAATTTTCCATTGGGGAATAACCGGAGGCAATACCATTCAGACATTTGATACCGATTGCGGAAAGATAGGAATCGTTATCTGCTATGATGTTGAGTTCCCGGAATTATCTCGATTAATGGCTGATCAGGGAATGAATATTTTATTTGTTCCTTTTCTGACCGACACACAAAACGGTTATACACGTGTACGTCATTGTGCACAGGCCAGAGCTATTGAAAATGAATGTTATGTTGCCATAGCCGGATGTGTAGGCAACTTGCCTAAAGTAAATAATATGGATATCCAATATGCACAAGCAGCTGTCTTTACCCCTTCAGATTTTGCTTTTCCAAGCAATGGTGTAAAAGCCGAAGCTACTCCGAATACAGAAATGACTCTGATCGTTGATGTTGACATCGATGTTCTGAAAGAATTACATGAACACGGGAGTGTTCAGACACTCAAGGATCGAAGACATGATCTATACAAACTAAAAAAATTAAAATAA
- a CDS encoding lysylphosphatidylglycerol synthase transmembrane domain-containing protein: protein MKKFKKILSVLLPILLGAMLIVYEFNKFSDDQIEQMKHSIYGADYSFILLSGILSFLGYALRAYRWKYTLEYVGYPADFKFNLTAVSIGYFLNLTIPRSGEISRAALLTKYKDVPFDKGFGTIISERIIDFIVLLLFILTAVSIEFHTLKAFLLENIPLKPLIILGVLGFTAAFIGIYLLIFSKWKFILTIKSKISGLTEGMLSVFKMPRKWMFLFQTFLIWFTYILMFYSVVFALQETRMISFNAVIVAFVIGSLTIAFTNGGFGFFPVLIAKILFLYNIPEESGQAFGWVVWTSQLIITILLGGIAFLILSTFTKKEIN from the coding sequence TTGAAAAAGTTCAAAAAAATACTTAGTGTATTGCTACCTATTTTATTAGGAGCTATGCTGATAGTATATGAATTTAACAAGTTTTCCGACGATCAGATCGAACAAATGAAACACTCCATCTACGGAGCTGATTACTCTTTCATCTTATTGTCCGGAATTTTATCCTTTTTAGGCTATGCCTTGCGGGCTTATCGCTGGAAATACACTTTGGAATATGTCGGTTATCCGGCAGATTTTAAGTTCAATCTAACCGCTGTAAGCATTGGTTATTTTTTAAATTTAACCATTCCCCGATCAGGAGAAATCTCAAGAGCTGCTCTTTTAACCAAATACAAAGATGTCCCTTTTGACAAAGGCTTCGGAACCATTATTTCTGAAAGAATAATTGACTTTATTGTATTACTCTTATTCATATTAACTGCTGTTTCAATTGAATTCCACACTTTAAAAGCTTTCCTGTTAGAAAACATTCCTCTGAAACCATTAATTATTTTAGGTGTTTTAGGATTTACAGCAGCATTTATCGGGATTTACCTGCTTATCTTTTCAAAATGGAAATTCATTTTAACCATTAAATCAAAGATATCCGGTTTAACGGAAGGCATGTTAAGCGTTTTTAAAATGCCTCGCAAATGGATGTTTCTATTCCAGACTTTTTTAATCTGGTTTACTTATATCTTAATGTTCTACTCTGTTGTATTTGCCCTGCAGGAAACCAGAATGATCTCTTTCAATGCTGTAATTGTTGCATTTGTAATCGGCAGTTTAACCATTGCATTTACTAACGGTGGATTTGGTTTTTTCCCTGTTTTGATCGCTAAGATCCTTTTTCTATATAACATTCCCGAAGAATCAGGACAAGCATTCGGCTGGGTTGTCTGGACCTCTCAACTAATCATTACAATTCTTCTCGGAGGAATTGCCTTTTTAATTTTATCAACCTTTACGAAAAAAGAAATTAATTAG
- the panD gene encoding aspartate 1-decarboxylase, whose protein sequence is MQIQVVKSKIHRVTVTGADLNYIGSITIDEALLEASNIIEGEKVQIVNINNGERLETYAIKGPRNSGEITLNGPAARKVHRGDIVIIISYGLMDFEAAKTFKPTIVFPNEKDNSLT, encoded by the coding sequence ATGCAAATTCAAGTAGTAAAATCAAAAATTCACAGAGTGACCGTTACCGGTGCCGACCTAAATTACATCGGTAGCATTACCATTGATGAAGCTTTACTAGAAGCTTCTAATATCATTGAAGGTGAAAAAGTTCAAATTGTTAACATTAACAACGGTGAACGATTAGAAACATACGCTATTAAAGGTCCTCGAAATTCTGGTGAGATCACTTTAAACGGTCCTGCTGCCCGAAAAGTACACAGAGGAGATATCGTTATCATTATCTCTTATGGTTTAATGGACTTTGAAGCAGCAAAAACATTTAAGCCTACAATTGTTTTCCCTAACGAGAAGGATAATTCTTTAACTTAA
- a CDS encoding Rossmann-fold NAD(P)-binding domain-containing protein, with the protein MAKLQKQVSILGCGWLGLPLAEQFLEQDYLVKGSTTSVANHDLLKGKNIIPYLVELKENEVFGNFDHFLDGSQILIINFPPRFKADSPESLVKKIENCLPIIERSTIEHIIFVSSTAVFPDSFPMQTIYEDTAPHPNNERGKQLLEAENRLRYNTHFQSTIIRFGGLISEDRHPIYHIAGKSNIDNPEAPVNLIHRQDCINFIFHIINNKLWNKTLNVAYPKHPKRKDYYPQKALELNLDSLTFKENSISKGKYISCKYLREKYNFTFQFMI; encoded by the coding sequence ATGGCAAAATTGCAAAAACAAGTTTCTATATTAGGCTGCGGTTGGCTTGGTTTACCGTTAGCTGAACAATTTCTGGAGCAGGATTACCTTGTTAAGGGCTCCACAACTTCTGTCGCTAATCATGACCTTTTAAAAGGCAAAAACATTATTCCGTACTTAGTAGAATTGAAAGAGAACGAAGTTTTTGGAAATTTTGACCATTTTTTAGACGGTAGTCAGATTCTAATCATCAACTTTCCTCCCCGATTTAAAGCAGATTCCCCTGAAAGTTTAGTAAAAAAAATAGAAAACTGCCTCCCGATAATTGAAAGATCAACGATTGAACATATTATTTTCGTAAGTTCAACTGCCGTATTTCCGGACAGCTTTCCTATGCAAACCATCTATGAAGACACAGCTCCTCACCCAAATAACGAAAGAGGTAAGCAACTCTTAGAAGCAGAGAATCGATTGCGTTATAACACACACTTTCAATCTACCATTATACGATTCGGAGGATTAATAAGTGAAGATAGACATCCTATTTATCACATTGCAGGAAAAAGTAACATTGATAATCCGGAAGCTCCGGTTAATTTAATTCACCGACAAGATTGTATTAACTTTATTTTTCATATTATCAATAATAAACTCTGGAACAAAACCTTAAATGTAGCTTATCCGAAACATCCCAAACGAAAAGATTATTATCCCCAAAAAGCCTTAGAATTAAATTTAGATTCCCTTACTTTTAAAGAAAACTCTATCTCAAAAGGCAAATATATTAGTTGTAAATATTTGCGTGAAAAGTACAACTTTACTTTTCAGTTTATGATTTAG
- a CDS encoding glycogen/starch synthase, which translates to MKDKRILYVSSEVVPYLAENEVSIQSYEFPKMINDLGGQIRIFMPRYGNINERRHQLHEVIRLSGMNLVVNDMDMPLIIKVASIPKERIQVYFIDNDEYFKRKATFSDEEGNFFTDNDERAIFFAKGVVETVKKLNWVPDVIHVHGWMAALLPVYLKHYYKNEGIFTDTKIVSSIYNSGFEGALETNFKDKLAFDAIGENALKTVEDPTFENLMKLTIDHSDALIIGSEELNPNLTKYIETSEKPFLPFEPKDKIKDEYVDFIRKNLF; encoded by the coding sequence ATGAAAGACAAGAGGATATTATATGTATCATCTGAAGTAGTGCCATATTTGGCAGAAAATGAAGTGTCAATACAGTCGTATGAATTCCCTAAGATGATTAATGATCTGGGTGGGCAAATACGAATCTTTATGCCTAGATACGGAAATATTAATGAGAGAAGGCATCAGCTGCATGAGGTAATTCGTCTTTCAGGGATGAATTTAGTGGTAAATGATATGGATATGCCTTTAATTATCAAAGTTGCTTCAATTCCTAAAGAGCGTATTCAGGTTTATTTTATTGATAATGATGAATATTTTAAAAGAAAAGCAACTTTTTCAGATGAAGAAGGGAATTTCTTTACAGACAATGATGAGAGAGCTATCTTTTTTGCAAAAGGGGTTGTGGAAACGGTAAAGAAATTGAATTGGGTACCGGATGTAATTCATGTACATGGTTGGATGGCAGCATTGTTGCCGGTTTATTTGAAGCATTATTATAAAAATGAAGGGATTTTTACAGATACTAAAATCGTAAGCTCTATTTATAATTCCGGATTCGAAGGCGCATTAGAAACAAATTTCAAAGATAAATTAGCATTTGATGCTATTGGAGAAAACGCTTTAAAAACAGTTGAAGATCCTACGTTTGAAAATTTGATGAAGTTAACAATTGATCATTCAGATGCGTTAATTATAGGTTCAGAAGAGCTGAATCCAAATTTAACAAAATATATAGAAACTTCAGAAAAACCTTTTTTACCTTTCGAACCAAAAGATAAAATCAAAGATGAATACGTTGATTTTATTCGAAAGAATTTATTTTAA
- a CDS encoding nuclear transport factor 2 family protein: protein MFKKGIFFLIICSLFSFQKNISDDEKIKKEINQILDNWHAAAGRADFDAYFHLLSDESIYIGTDATENWTKKEFMAFAKPYFDRGKAWNFIALERHIYLSSDKKTVWFDELLDTQMKLCRGSGILIREKGEWKIKHYVLSMTIPNENAKEVVTIKSPLENKILESKN, encoded by the coding sequence ATGTTTAAAAAAGGTATTTTCTTTTTAATTATCTGTAGTTTGTTTTCTTTCCAAAAGAACATTTCAGATGATGAAAAGATAAAAAAAGAGATCAACCAAATTTTAGATAACTGGCATGCTGCTGCCGGCAGGGCAGATTTTGATGCCTACTTTCACCTATTGTCTGACGAATCTATTTACATTGGTACTGATGCTACTGAAAATTGGACCAAAAAAGAATTCATGGCGTTTGCCAAACCTTATTTTGACAGGGGAAAAGCATGGAATTTCATAGCTCTTGAAAGACATATTTATTTGTCGTCCGATAAAAAAACAGTTTGGTTCGACGAACTCTTGGATACCCAGATGAAACTTTGTCGGGGAAGTGGTATTCTGATTCGCGAAAAAGGGGAATGGAAGATTAAACATTATGTTCTGTCCATGACAATCCCTAACGAAAATGCTAAAGAAGTAGTAACCATCAAGTCACCTTTGGAAAACAAAATACTAGAAAGTAAAAATTAA
- a CDS encoding single-stranded DNA-binding protein: protein MKNRVQLIGHVGQEPEIKNLESGKFASFSIATNESYTNSKGEKVQQTEWHRVVAWGKTAQIIEQYVTKGKELAVEGRLSHRNYEDKEGVKHYVTEVVINEVMFLGK, encoded by the coding sequence ATGAAAAACAGAGTTCAATTAATCGGACATGTAGGTCAAGAACCGGAAATCAAAAATTTAGAATCAGGAAAGTTCGCCAGCTTTTCAATTGCCACAAATGAAAGCTATACTAATTCTAAAGGAGAAAAAGTACAACAAACGGAATGGCATAGAGTTGTTGCTTGGGGAAAAACAGCACAAATTATCGAACAGTATGTAACCAAAGGAAAAGAGTTAGCCGTTGAAGGCAGATTGTCACATAGAAACTATGAGGATAAAGAAGGCGTTAAACATTATGTAACGGAAGTGGTTATTAATGAGGTTATGTTTCTGGGTAAATAA
- a CDS encoding DUF2116 family Zn-ribbon domain-containing protein, translating to MSKTCLECGEKIVGREDKKFCSDSCRNAYNNKMNKDHNNLMRNINNKLRKNYRILNELNPDGKTKISRTKLLSKGFDFEFMTSIYHTKNGNTYYFLYDQGYMTIENDQYVLVKKDS from the coding sequence ATGAGTAAGACTTGTTTAGAATGCGGAGAAAAAATTGTAGGCCGTGAAGATAAAAAATTTTGCAGTGATAGCTGTCGTAATGCCTACAATAATAAAATGAATAAAGATCATAATAATCTAATGCGGAATATTAATAATAAATTGCGCAAAAATTATCGTATCTTAAATGAGTTGAATCCTGATGGAAAAACAAAAATCAGTCGGACCAAATTATTAAGTAAGGGGTTTGATTTTGAATTCATGACTTCCATTTATCACACCAAAAACGGGAATACCTATTATTTTTTGTATGATCAGGGGTATATGACTATTGAAAATGACCAATATGTTTTAGTAAAAAAAGATTCGTAA
- a CDS encoding DUF6265 family protein codes for MLKHLFSILLLLSLSGKAIGQNTLTYNDEKGSPKATLQDVKWISGTWRGEAMGGTCEEFWDQPSGNTMLFCFKFLENDKVIFYELGHIIEADNTLFLELKHFGPDLKGWEKADEKQTFRLVKQDENRVYFDRFTFEKVSDNEINIYVVFEKSGEEMLFNYKREKS; via the coding sequence ATGCTTAAGCATTTATTTTCCATCTTATTACTATTAAGTTTATCGGGTAAAGCCATAGGGCAAAACACCCTAACCTATAATGATGAAAAAGGTTCCCCTAAAGCTACTTTACAGGATGTAAAATGGATTTCCGGAACCTGGCGGGGTGAAGCCATGGGAGGAACCTGCGAAGAATTTTGGGATCAACCAAGTGGTAATACAATGCTATTTTGCTTTAAGTTTCTCGAAAATGACAAGGTGATCTTTTATGAGTTAGGACATATTATTGAAGCAGACAATACGCTTTTTTTAGAGCTCAAACATTTCGGCCCTGACCTGAAAGGCTGGGAAAAAGCAGATGAAAAACAAACATTCCGTTTAGTGAAACAGGATGAAAACCGCGTTTATTTTGACCGCTTTACCTTTGAAAAAGTATCCGATAACGAAATAAACATTTATGTTGTTTTTGAGAAATCGGGCGAAGAAATGCTCTTTAACTATAAAAGGGAAAAATCATGA
- the radA gene encoding DNA repair protein RadA, whose amino-acid sequence MSKIKTAFFCQKCGTSYSKWQGQCYTCKEWNTIVEEVIQKEDKSTWRTASSQEKTKSSKPLLIKEIDTTEEIRLNTNDKELNRVLGSGLVPGSLTLLGGEPGIGKSTLLLQISLKLPYRTLYVSGEESQKQIKMRAERILPSSENCYILTETKTQNIFRQIQEIEPEIVIIDSIQTLQTDYIESSAGSISQIRECTAELIKFAKETNTPVILIGHITKDGTIAGPKILEHMVDTVLQFEGDRNHVYRILRSLKNRFGSTAELGIYEMLGNGLREVENPSEILISHKEEALSGTAIACTLEGMRPLMIEIQALVSSAVYGTPQRSATGYNAKRLNMILAVLEKRAGFRLGTKDVFLNVTGGISVDDTAIDLAVVAAILSSNEDIAIEEGFCFAGEVGLSGEIRPVNRIDQRIQEAEKLGFTTILVSKHNKISLKSSKIKIVLVSKIEDVVSELFG is encoded by the coding sequence ATGAGTAAAATAAAAACTGCTTTTTTTTGCCAGAAATGCGGCACGTCCTATTCTAAATGGCAAGGCCAATGTTATACTTGCAAAGAGTGGAACACTATAGTTGAAGAAGTAATCCAAAAAGAAGATAAATCCACTTGGCGAACAGCTTCCTCACAAGAAAAAACAAAAAGCAGCAAACCACTTCTCATAAAAGAAATAGACACCACTGAGGAAATCCGGTTAAACACTAATGACAAAGAGTTAAACCGGGTTTTAGGCAGTGGCTTAGTTCCCGGTTCCTTAACTTTATTAGGGGGCGAACCCGGAATCGGAAAGAGTACTCTTTTATTGCAGATCTCACTAAAACTTCCTTACAGAACTCTTTATGTCTCCGGAGAAGAAAGTCAGAAACAAATTAAAATGCGTGCTGAACGTATTTTACCATCTAGCGAGAATTGCTATATTTTAACAGAGACCAAAACACAAAATATTTTCAGACAAATTCAGGAAATAGAACCGGAAATTGTCATTATTGATTCCATTCAGACTTTACAAACCGATTACATTGAATCATCAGCCGGAAGCATTTCTCAGATCAGAGAATGTACTGCTGAATTAATAAAATTTGCCAAAGAAACTAATACACCGGTTATCCTAATCGGACATATTACTAAAGACGGAACTATTGCCGGTCCTAAAATTTTAGAGCACATGGTTGATACCGTTTTACAATTTGAAGGCGATCGAAACCATGTTTACCGGATTTTACGTTCCCTAAAAAACCGTTTCGGTTCTACTGCTGAATTAGGTATTTACGAAATGTTAGGCAACGGTTTACGGGAAGTTGAAAACCCCTCTGAAATTTTAATTTCTCACAAAGAAGAAGCTCTTTCGGGTACGGCAATTGCCTGCACTTTAGAAGGTATGCGCCCGTTAATGATTGAAATTCAGGCTTTGGTAAGTTCTGCTGTCTACGGAACACCTCAACGCAGTGCAACCGGATATAATGCCAAACGCCTGAATATGATTTTAGCTGTTTTGGAAAAACGCGCCGGTTTCCGGTTAGGAACGAAAGATGTTTTCTTAAATGTAACCGGTGGGATTTCTGTTGACGACACCGCTATCGACCTGGCTGTTGTAGCGGCTATTTTATCCTCCAATGAAGATATTGCTATAGAGGAAGGATTCTGTTTTGCAGGAGAAGTTGGACTCTCCGGAGAAATTCGTCCTGTGAATAGAATTGACCAACGAATTCAGGAAGCTGAAAAATTAGGTTTCACGACGATTTTAGTCTCTAAACACAATAAAATTTCACTAAAAAGCAGTAAAATAAAAATTGTATTGGTTTCCAAAATAGAAGATGTCGTAAGCGAATTATTTGGATAA
- a CDS encoding alpha/beta hydrolase has translation MRTALLLLLFSITSIGFSQTFRETIESKKLGEAREFNVVLPPGYEQNIDKKYPVLVILDGEYLASPFTGILKYGAYWDDLPEMIVVSVFQNGDKRFQDSEFDEAGLPSGTGANFFEFIGFELLPYVEGKYRTQPFRIIAGHDTTAGFLNFYLYKDNPIFNGYISLAPEFAPDMEKRVADRLAVITKPIFYYQASGEGDLKELQERAAILDQNINAIPDKSFKYRSDIIKGASHYSLVAQAIPQALYFIFDGYQPISMVEFQEKILKLDSGYAQYLIDKYKNLEEKLGLKIQPRLTDFKAIEAAIIKNKAYPELQELSKYAEKQYPKTTLSIYHQALYYEKMGEYKKAVKEYKRAFSREPIRELTKDFMLSRAESLKDKEDDSKVEEYAEPLPEEGTTEDGSEKKEGEE, from the coding sequence ATGAGAACAGCACTTTTATTATTATTGTTTTCCATTACTTCTATTGGCTTTTCGCAAACTTTTCGCGAAACCATCGAATCTAAAAAACTAGGTGAAGCCCGAGAATTTAATGTCGTTCTTCCTCCCGGTTACGAACAAAATATAGATAAAAAATACCCCGTTTTAGTCATATTGGACGGAGAATATCTAGCCAGTCCGTTTACCGGAATTTTAAAATATGGTGCTTATTGGGACGATCTGCCGGAAATGATCGTTGTTTCGGTTTTCCAAAACGGAGACAAACGCTTTCAGGACAGCGAATTTGACGAAGCCGGACTTCCTTCAGGAACGGGAGCCAATTTCTTCGAATTTATCGGCTTTGAATTACTCCCTTACGTTGAAGGGAAGTATAGAACCCAACCTTTCAGAATTATAGCTGGTCACGATACAACCGCCGGATTTTTAAACTTCTATCTGTATAAAGACAACCCCATTTTTAACGGTTATATCTCTTTAGCGCCCGAATTTGCACCCGATATGGAAAAAAGAGTAGCTGACAGATTAGCTGTTATCACGAAACCTATTTTCTACTATCAAGCCTCCGGAGAAGGTGATTTAAAAGAATTGCAGGAGCGCGCGGCTATTTTGGACCAAAATATCAATGCAATACCCGATAAAAGTTTTAAATACCGTTCTGATATTATCAAAGGAGCTTCTCACTATTCTTTAGTAGCTCAGGCTATACCGCAGGCACTCTATTTCATATTTGACGGCTACCAACCTATTTCAATGGTAGAATTTCAGGAAAAGATCTTAAAACTGGATTCAGGTTATGCTCAATATTTAATTGACAAATACAAAAATTTAGAAGAAAAACTAGGCTTAAAGATACAGCCTCGTCTAACGGATTTTAAAGCAATTGAAGCGGCTATCATAAAAAACAAAGCATATCCGGAACTACAGGAACTTTCAAAATATGCTGAAAAGCAATATCCGAAGACAACTTTAAGTATCTACCACCAAGCATTGTATTATGAAAAAATGGGAGAATACAAAAAAGCCGTTAAAGAATACAAAAGAGCCTTTTCAAGAGAACCTATTCGTGAACTGACTAAAGATTTTATGTTATCCAGAGCTGAAAGCTTAAAAGACAAAGAAGACGACTCTAAAGTAGAAGAATACGCAGAACCACTACCGGAAGAAGGTACAACGGAAGATGGCAGCGAGAAAAAAGAAGGAGAAGAATAA